A single Sutterella megalosphaeroides DNA region contains:
- the rsfS gene encoding ribosome silencing factor: MNTEELTRIVVEALEDVKAKDIKVFNTEKLTDQFERVVIASGSSNRQTRALAFSVSSSVKQAGGDVIGMEGEDTGEWVLVDCGSVVCHVLQPAVREYYNLEEIWGGKEVFMKAQAECTPHLMPNRTHAPSDN, from the coding sequence ATGAATACGGAAGAACTCACCCGCATCGTCGTCGAGGCGCTTGAAGACGTCAAGGCCAAGGACATCAAGGTTTTCAACACGGAAAAGCTCACCGACCAGTTCGAACGCGTCGTCATCGCTTCGGGCTCGTCGAACCGTCAGACGCGCGCGCTCGCGTTCTCCGTCTCGTCGAGCGTCAAGCAGGCGGGCGGCGACGTGATCGGCATGGAAGGCGAAGACACGGGCGAATGGGTGCTCGTCGACTGCGGCTCGGTCGTCTGCCACGTTCTGCAGCCCGCCGTGCGCGAGTACTACAACCTCGAAGAAATTTGGGGCGGCAAGGAAGTCTTCATGAAGGCTCAGGCCGAGTGCACCCCGCACCTGATGCCCAACCGCACGCACGCGCCGTCGGACAACTGA
- the rlmH gene encoding 23S rRNA (pseudouridine(1915)-N(3))-methyltransferase RlmH, translated as MRIRIIAVGQHIADWAASAVKDYLGRFPRGFSVELKEIRTEPRAGQTPARLMAAEGERILAALNENDFVVVLDEHGRDLTTVDFAKSLVRWRDEGDAIVFVIGGPDGLSPEIKARAKATIRLSAMTLPHAMARVLLAEQIYRAWSILAGHPYHRA; from the coding sequence ATGCGCATCCGGATCATTGCGGTCGGGCAACACATCGCCGACTGGGCGGCTTCGGCCGTCAAGGACTATCTCGGGCGTTTCCCGCGCGGCTTTTCGGTCGAATTGAAAGAAATCCGCACCGAGCCCCGCGCCGGACAAACGCCCGCGCGCCTGATGGCGGCCGAGGGCGAGCGCATCCTCGCCGCCCTCAACGAGAACGATTTCGTCGTGGTTCTCGACGAGCACGGACGCGATCTGACGACGGTCGATTTTGCGAAGTCGCTCGTTCGCTGGCGCGACGAAGGCGATGCGATCGTCTTCGTGATCGGCGGTCCCGACGGACTTTCGCCCGAGATCAAGGCGCGGGCGAAAGCCACAATCCGACTTTCCGCCATGACGCTTCCGCATGCCATGGCGAGGGTGCTCCTTGCCGAGCAGATCTACCGGGCCTGGTCGATTCTCGCCGGCCACCCCTATCACCGTGCTTGA
- a CDS encoding DEAD/DEAH box helicase, which translates to MTKKVLRTLESLGLHEATPLQNRIIESVMRNRRVLICAPNGAGKTTALIVALIARLQKEPPPEGRPVRAVIVTPPVGLSVGHEVVERFKILAADTDLRILNLTYQRSEAKLRAHLEKHRPDILVGSLARMVEFARISDVSHIEAIIYPRLDRSVAEETAKPYALWTNIFPEAAAVGTLEEGAHEKTARDAMPRAEEWFDSYPGPVPGTVDYFLAANFRFPYSMYDFLWHWSEENGFRKILLVTKDDKERDRFLLGEGPWKGRIATATLQEIESRSVWPSDYEVSFLWPSLLSPEDNARAACRGTADAAPVTVALVISEKLAACKRLALHLDRKLKIVNPIGAQFAFPYELSVGEMARRWTALHPFYQGPQYDVPVGTASAVPLEKSESAKSPESVEPIASNATKSESATDNALEFLRSTDFTRADEAFEPVRTSEVKNEEAEPVEAIEPIEDVEPLESLEAPVPEGEAAGESSDDVSSDANRADGAEVSDDEHEEHLHAEEPHRRTLTIRADYVAEKAKAHAPETEIVITEPLSSSSAALRASERRHATSERLTHQLVAEQGKNRRTRRMPHLPSDSTGLMSEKTERKKARDRKEPDCRERLKTEKQKTRAEQSKVARRKEVEASERRNEKKARNERRRERAEKTETSASGPIAHVVRTERKERNAERAERVERTENKTANDSARRAENDEAVLLVRFNEKAVLPPATSASRGAFKVYFATRDLARRSRQLSKAERDSASAEAELEALRVHNPEAVGDELRRFEENHDRSKKIVRSKIVSPTGTNIEEAIVRAHNARIDLELARRNHRQAYYAKAKTEMRYAGDVPEELRSNYGVTEETIAAHVAWKLEQAKKNAARASESTAEPIETSAPAAPIAPEAAEAQPARRENAKKKTQRPGKRGRGARTGHVAAATDAVDSAALATSAPTDVAKETKGVESAPQAPVPNAPKSADLPTSAVEEDGAKAPRRAEGSKSSSGKRAKSAEKPSERSDKNRGAKGRRDARPKKPARAQNRPERDEAGDVNGNRALPEPKEEFLDDDFGNSIHYRTIAERQAAKARPKNARTSDGIPSPLATSFGIYTPDPYGSLSLPQTMPGLTGRTPSVHVFGSGTDPYSGARIPPMRDKAPSGKRGSSSKGQKSRQPSKASANPKGNAPGKGASDRARKGGRRGGPSKD; encoded by the coding sequence TTGACGAAAAAAGTCCTCCGAACGCTTGAGTCGCTCGGTCTGCACGAGGCAACGCCTCTGCAGAACAGAATCATCGAGTCGGTGATGCGCAATCGGCGCGTCCTGATTTGCGCGCCGAACGGCGCGGGGAAAACCACGGCTCTGATCGTGGCTCTGATCGCACGCCTGCAGAAGGAGCCGCCTCCGGAGGGGCGGCCCGTGCGCGCCGTCATCGTGACGCCGCCCGTGGGCCTGAGCGTGGGACACGAGGTGGTCGAACGCTTCAAAATCCTTGCGGCGGATACGGACCTTCGCATCCTCAACCTAACGTATCAGCGCAGCGAAGCGAAACTGCGAGCGCACCTTGAGAAGCATCGCCCCGACATCCTGGTCGGATCGCTCGCGCGCATGGTCGAGTTCGCCCGCATCAGCGACGTCTCGCACATCGAGGCGATCATTTACCCGCGTCTCGATCGGTCGGTGGCCGAAGAGACCGCGAAGCCTTACGCATTGTGGACGAACATCTTCCCCGAGGCCGCTGCGGTCGGAACGCTCGAGGAAGGAGCCCATGAAAAAACTGCCCGCGACGCCATGCCGCGCGCGGAAGAGTGGTTCGACTCGTATCCGGGTCCGGTACCGGGGACCGTCGACTACTTCCTGGCAGCGAACTTCCGCTTCCCGTACTCGATGTACGACTTCCTGTGGCACTGGAGTGAAGAAAACGGTTTCCGAAAAATCCTGCTCGTGACCAAAGACGACAAGGAGCGCGACCGCTTTTTGCTCGGCGAAGGTCCGTGGAAAGGCCGCATCGCGACCGCTACGCTGCAGGAGATCGAGTCGCGCAGTGTTTGGCCGTCAGACTATGAGGTCTCCTTCCTGTGGCCGAGCCTGCTTTCGCCCGAGGATAACGCCCGCGCCGCTTGTCGGGGAACGGCCGATGCGGCGCCCGTGACGGTGGCCCTGGTGATCTCCGAGAAGCTTGCCGCCTGCAAGCGGCTGGCTCTCCACCTCGACCGAAAGCTTAAGATCGTCAATCCCATCGGCGCGCAGTTTGCGTTCCCCTACGAGCTCTCCGTGGGCGAGATGGCACGCCGATGGACTGCCTTGCACCCCTTCTACCAGGGGCCGCAGTACGACGTTCCGGTCGGGACCGCATCGGCCGTCCCGCTTGAAAAGTCCGAATCGGCGAAGTCGCCCGAAAGCGTCGAACCGATCGCATCGAATGCGACGAAGAGCGAATCGGCAACCGACAACGCGCTCGAATTTCTCCGCTCGACCGACTTTACCCGTGCGGACGAAGCGTTCGAGCCGGTCCGCACGAGCGAGGTGAAAAACGAGGAGGCCGAACCGGTCGAGGCGATCGAGCCGATTGAGGATGTCGAGCCGCTTGAGTCGCTCGAAGCGCCCGTCCCGGAAGGCGAAGCCGCCGGGGAAAGCTCGGACGATGTTTCGAGCGACGCCAACCGCGCGGACGGGGCCGAAGTCTCCGACGACGAGCACGAAGAACATCTTCACGCCGAAGAACCTCATCGTCGCACGCTGACGATTCGTGCGGACTACGTTGCAGAAAAGGCGAAGGCGCACGCGCCCGAAACGGAAATCGTCATCACGGAGCCGCTCTCCTCGTCCTCGGCCGCCCTGCGCGCGTCGGAACGTCGCCATGCGACGAGCGAACGTCTCACGCATCAGCTCGTGGCCGAGCAGGGGAAAAACCGTCGTACGCGTCGCATGCCGCACCTGCCGTCCGATTCGACGGGCCTGATGTCGGAAAAGACGGAACGTAAAAAAGCCCGCGACCGCAAAGAGCCCGACTGTCGCGAACGTCTCAAAACCGAAAAGCAGAAAACGCGCGCCGAGCAGTCGAAGGTCGCGCGACGCAAAGAGGTTGAAGCGTCCGAACGTCGGAATGAGAAAAAGGCGCGAAACGAGCGTCGTCGCGAGCGCGCGGAAAAAACCGAAACCTCTGCTTCCGGGCCGATCGCGCACGTCGTGCGTACGGAACGTAAGGAACGCAATGCCGAACGCGCGGAGCGCGTCGAACGGACCGAGAACAAGACGGCAAACGACAGCGCGCGCCGCGCCGAGAACGACGAAGCCGTGCTCCTCGTGCGGTTCAACGAAAAAGCCGTCTTGCCTCCCGCGACGAGCGCCTCGCGCGGCGCTTTCAAGGTGTACTTCGCGACGCGCGATCTCGCGCGACGGAGCCGTCAGCTCTCCAAGGCGGAGCGCGACTCGGCGAGCGCCGAAGCCGAACTCGAAGCCCTGCGCGTGCACAATCCGGAAGCGGTCGGCGACGAACTGCGCCGGTTCGAAGAAAACCACGATCGTTCAAAGAAGATCGTCCGAAGCAAGATCGTATCCCCGACCGGAACGAACATCGAAGAGGCGATCGTGCGCGCGCACAACGCGCGCATCGACCTGGAGCTCGCGCGTCGCAACCACCGCCAGGCGTACTATGCGAAGGCGAAGACCGAAATGCGTTATGCGGGCGACGTGCCCGAAGAGTTGCGCTCGAACTACGGCGTCACCGAGGAGACGATCGCGGCTCACGTCGCCTGGAAGCTCGAACAGGCGAAAAAAAATGCCGCTCGGGCCTCGGAGAGCACCGCTGAGCCCATCGAAACGTCGGCTCCGGCTGCTCCTATCGCTCCAGAAGCCGCCGAAGCGCAGCCCGCTCGTCGCGAGAATGCGAAAAAGAAGACGCAGCGCCCCGGAAAACGAGGCCGCGGAGCCCGTACGGGCCATGTCGCCGCTGCGACCGATGCGGTCGATTCGGCCGCTCTTGCGACCTCCGCCCCGACCGACGTCGCGAAGGAAACGAAGGGCGTCGAGAGCGCTCCGCAAGCCCCGGTACCGAACGCTCCGAAGTCCGCCGACCTGCCGACCTCCGCCGTCGAAGAGGACGGCGCGAAAGCACCCCGTCGTGCGGAAGGGTCGAAATCCTCCTCCGGCAAGCGCGCGAAGAGCGCGGAGAAGCCCTCGGAGCGAAGCGACAAAAACCGCGGCGCCAAAGGGCGGCGCGATGCTCGTCCGAAAAAGCCTGCCCGAGCGCAGAATCGTCCCGAGCGCGACGAAGCCGGGGACGTGAACGGCAACCGCGCTTTGCCCGAACCGAAAGAGGAGTTCCTCGACGACGACTTCGGCAATTCGATTCACTACCGAACGATCGCCGAGCGTCAGGCGGCGAAGGCCCGACCGAAGAACGCCCGCACCTCGGACGGCATCCCGTCGCCGCTTGCGACCTCGTTCGGGATCTACACGCCCGATCCGTACGGTTCGCTCAGTCTGCCGCAGACGATGCCGGGGTTGACCGGAAGGACGCCGTCCGTGCACGTCTTCGGCTCCGGCACCGACCCCTATTCGGGCGCCCGCATTCCGCCGATGCGCGACAAGGCGCCTTCGGGGAAACGCGGCTCGTCCTCGAAGGGACAAAAGTCCCGACAGCCCTCGAAAGCGAGTGCGAACCCCAAGGGGAACGCCCCCGGGAAGGGCGCCTCCGATCGCGCGCGCAAGGGCGGGCGTCGGGGCGGCCCCTCGAAGGACTGA
- a CDS encoding fumarate reductase cytochrome b subunit: MTTPDSVKYSNTPTATENVWGVGLKDAKRRSKYLAYCDVAQSVTGLILGLFLFCHMAFTSSVNFGKDLFANLIETSGGAFINGEEHLWMHVVFVGFIFVCVVIHALCALRRFPTSYRQCRDIKAHYRLLRHEDTTLWMVQLVTAFLLFLLVFPHLMSMLTNPGGFDPNLIGVHTYHNGLLYTFIFLVVTELHGMIGLYRLAVKWDIFAKNPERDIIDQRQGDRAGLRKTMLGVALLMIVMGSITIWTNYSIGAEQVANGQEAQRYELPADKAWFH, encoded by the coding sequence ATGACGACCCCTGATTCCGTCAAGTACAGCAACACCCCGACCGCGACCGAAAACGTCTGGGGCGTCGGCCTCAAGGATGCGAAGCGCCGCAGCAAGTACCTCGCCTACTGCGACGTCGCTCAGTCCGTCACCGGCCTCATCCTCGGTCTCTTCCTCTTCTGCCACATGGCGTTCACGAGCTCCGTGAACTTCGGCAAGGACCTCTTCGCGAACCTCATCGAAACCTCGGGCGGCGCCTTCATCAACGGTGAAGAACACCTCTGGATGCACGTCGTTTTCGTCGGCTTCATCTTCGTTTGTGTCGTGATTCACGCCCTGTGCGCCCTGCGTCGCTTCCCGACCTCCTACCGTCAGTGCCGTGACATCAAGGCTCACTATCGCCTCCTCCGTCACGAAGACACGACCCTCTGGATGGTTCAGCTCGTCACGGCCTTCCTCCTCTTCCTCCTGGTGTTCCCGCATCTCATGAGCATGCTCACGAACCCGGGCGGTTTCGACCCGAACCTCATCGGCGTGCACACCTACCACAACGGTCTGCTCTACACGTTCATCTTCCTCGTCGTGACGGAACTCCACGGTATGATCGGTCTCTACCGTCTCGCCGTTAAGTGGGACATCTTCGCGAAGAACCCCGAACGCGACATCATCGACCAGCGTCAGGGCGACCGTGCCGGCCTTCGCAAGACCATGCTCGGCGTTGCTCTCCTCATGATCGTCATGGGTTCGATCACGATCTGGACGAACTACTCGATTGGCGCCGAACAGGTGGCCAACGGTCAGGAGGCCCAGCGCTACGAACTCCCCGCCGACAAGGCCTGGTTCCACTAA
- a CDS encoding Maf family protein, whose translation MAEKDIYLASKSPRRKALLEQLGYRVTVIAGNAHTAGYFPGDEERLAGESPEAYVRRTARTKFAEGLARRDALGLPAGPVLAADTVVSLGDEVLGKPADAEEAKAFLHRLSGRVHLVQTTVVAGTSFEDAQERTSTSSVVFRALSDEEIDAYVATGEPFDKAGGYGIQGLAGVFVERIDGSFTGIMGLPVREAAEVLARAGRPVFS comes from the coding sequence ATGGCTGAGAAAGACATTTACCTCGCGAGCAAGAGCCCCCGCCGCAAGGCGCTTCTCGAGCAGTTGGGCTACCGCGTGACGGTGATTGCCGGCAACGCGCATACGGCGGGCTACTTCCCGGGCGACGAAGAGCGCCTCGCGGGCGAGTCGCCCGAAGCGTACGTTCGCCGCACCGCCCGCACGAAGTTTGCCGAAGGCCTGGCGCGTCGCGACGCGCTCGGACTGCCCGCGGGACCGGTGCTCGCCGCCGATACGGTCGTGAGTCTCGGCGACGAGGTGCTCGGCAAGCCCGCCGACGCCGAAGAAGCCAAGGCGTTTTTGCATCGCCTTTCGGGGCGAGTCCACCTCGTGCAAACGACGGTGGTGGCGGGAACGTCGTTTGAGGATGCCCAAGAGCGCACGAGCACGTCGAGCGTCGTCTTCCGGGCGTTATCCGACGAAGAAATCGACGCCTACGTGGCGACGGGCGAGCCCTTCGACAAGGCGGGCGGCTACGGGATTCAGGGCCTGGCCGGTGTTTTCGTCGAGCGCATCGACGGAAGCTTCACGGGGATCATGGGCCTTCCGGTGCGCGAAGCGGCCGAAGTGCTCGCTCGGGCGGGCCGTCCGGTCTTCTCCTGA
- a CDS encoding FKBP-type peptidyl-prolyl cis-trans isomerase, translating into MVKVAKPEARPTAPAFTELGVEELAPGTGRTVAAGDTVAVHYTGSLTDGTVFDSSYNRGEPIEVKVGAGMVIEGWDKGLVGLVEGGKYRLSIPSAMGYGPYGAGGVIPPNADLVFEVEIVGIR; encoded by the coding sequence ATCGTCAAGGTCGCCAAGCCCGAAGCGCGTCCGACCGCGCCCGCCTTCACCGAGCTCGGCGTCGAAGAACTCGCTCCCGGTACGGGCCGCACCGTTGCCGCAGGCGACACGGTCGCCGTCCACTACACGGGCAGCCTCACCGACGGCACCGTCTTCGATTCGAGCTACAACCGCGGCGAACCGATCGAAGTCAAGGTCGGTGCGGGCATGGTGATCGAAGGCTGGGACAAGGGCCTCGTCGGCCTCGTCGAAGGCGGCAAGTACCGTCTCTCCATCCCCTCTGCCATGGGCTACGGCCCCTACGGTGCGGGCGGCGTCATTCCCCCCAACGCCGACCTCGTCTTCGAAGTCGAAATCGTCGGCATCCGCTGA
- the purD gene encoding phosphoribosylamine--glycine ligase, whose amino-acid sequence MNVLVVGNGGREHALAWRLAQSSRVEKVFVAPGNAGTALASGLENVPLTDIGELVDFVRRENVAFTVVGPEAPLAAGIVDRFRAEGLRIFGPTKAAAQLESSKDFAKAFMKRHGIPTAEYESFTDPKAAHDYIDRKGAPIVIKADGLAAGKGVVVAMTADEAHAAVDMMLEGHEFGQAGARVVIEDFLDGEEASFIVMVDGEHVLPMATSQDHKRLLDRDQGPNTGGMGAYSPAPVVTPAVHEQVMREIILPTVRGMAADGIRYTGFLYAGLMIKQLADGTTSVKTLEFNCRMGDPETQPIMARIKSDFATVVEAAIDGKLDEASIEWDERTALGVVCAARGYPAKPERGAVIEKLPENTADRMVFHAGTKFEKGLTVVSGGRVLCVVGLGDDIRVAQQTAYEAACEVVFDGMQMRSDIGYRAIARLTE is encoded by the coding sequence ATGAACGTCCTTGTTGTCGGCAACGGCGGCCGCGAACACGCCCTCGCCTGGCGTCTTGCTCAGAGCAGCCGCGTTGAGAAAGTGTTCGTCGCTCCGGGCAACGCCGGCACGGCACTTGCAAGCGGCCTTGAAAACGTTCCCCTCACCGATATCGGCGAACTCGTCGACTTCGTTCGCCGCGAAAACGTGGCCTTCACGGTCGTGGGCCCCGAAGCTCCCCTCGCTGCCGGGATCGTCGACCGTTTCCGCGCCGAAGGGCTGCGCATTTTCGGGCCGACGAAGGCCGCGGCTCAACTTGAAAGCTCGAAGGACTTCGCCAAGGCGTTCATGAAGCGTCACGGCATTCCGACGGCCGAATACGAAAGCTTCACGGATCCGAAGGCCGCTCACGATTACATCGACCGCAAGGGCGCTCCGATCGTCATCAAGGCCGACGGTCTTGCCGCGGGCAAGGGCGTCGTCGTGGCGATGACGGCCGACGAAGCGCACGCCGCCGTCGACATGATGCTCGAAGGGCACGAGTTCGGCCAGGCGGGTGCCCGCGTCGTGATCGAAGACTTCCTCGACGGCGAAGAAGCCTCCTTCATCGTGATGGTCGACGGCGAACACGTGCTCCCGATGGCGACCTCGCAGGACCACAAGCGTCTTCTCGACCGCGACCAGGGCCCCAACACGGGCGGCATGGGCGCCTACTCGCCCGCTCCCGTCGTCACGCCCGCCGTGCACGAGCAGGTGATGCGCGAAATCATTCTCCCGACGGTGCGCGGCATGGCCGCCGACGGGATCCGTTACACCGGGTTCCTCTACGCCGGCCTCATGATCAAGCAGCTCGCCGACGGCACCACGTCGGTGAAGACGCTCGAATTCAACTGCCGCATGGGCGACCCGGAAACGCAACCCATCATGGCCCGCATCAAGAGCGACTTCGCGACGGTGGTCGAAGCGGCGATCGACGGCAAGCTCGACGAAGCCTCGATCGAATGGGACGAGCGCACGGCGCTCGGCGTCGTGTGCGCGGCGCGCGGCTATCCCGCCAAGCCCGAACGCGGCGCCGTGATCGAGAAGCTCCCCGAAAACACCGCCGACCGCATGGTCTTCCACGCGGGCACGAAGTTCGAAAAAGGCCTCACGGTCGTCTCGGGCGGTCGCGTGCTCTGCGTCGTGGGGCTCGGTGACGACATCCGCGTCGCGCAACAGACGGCCTACGAAGCCGCCTGCGAGGTGGTGTTCGACGGCATGCAGATGCGCTCCGACATCGGTTACCGTGCGATTGCGCGTCTCACCGAATAA
- the nadD gene encoding nicotinate (nicotinamide) nucleotide adenylyltransferase, with amino-acid sequence MTIEIPRGVAFLGGTFDPVHSGHLALAREALRVLRVMRVELLPAGNPWQKTWVTPGHHRLAMLRSALEGEERISVDTTELLETGPTYTVRTLEKLRRRYGPSVPLVLLMGSDQWRNLHTWYDWERLTDYAHVAVCRRAGETPRAEPAVEAHAAPRTVAANELVDAGAFGRVAFFDMPPHAASSTALRRIFARSAFPDAMRETDGWLPYPVARYIRENRLYVRAVRP; translated from the coding sequence ATGACGATTGAGATTCCGCGCGGTGTCGCGTTTCTCGGCGGCACGTTCGACCCCGTCCATTCCGGCCATCTGGCGCTCGCACGCGAGGCCCTGCGCGTTCTGAGGGTGATGCGGGTCGAGCTGCTCCCCGCCGGCAACCCCTGGCAGAAAACCTGGGTGACGCCGGGGCACCATCGGCTCGCAATGCTGCGCTCGGCCCTGGAAGGGGAGGAGCGCATCTCGGTCGACACGACGGAGCTCCTGGAGACGGGTCCCACCTACACGGTGCGCACGCTCGAAAAGCTGCGCCGCCGCTACGGACCCTCGGTGCCGCTCGTACTCCTCATGGGGAGCGATCAGTGGCGAAACCTCCACACGTGGTACGACTGGGAGCGGCTTACGGACTACGCGCACGTGGCCGTTTGCCGTCGTGCGGGCGAAACGCCCCGGGCCGAGCCCGCCGTCGAAGCGCATGCGGCCCCGCGCACCGTCGCGGCGAACGAGCTCGTCGACGCGGGCGCCTTCGGGCGCGTCGCCTTTTTCGACATGCCCCCGCACGCCGCTTCGAGCACCGCCCTGCGGCGCATCTTCGCGCGGTCGGCCTTTCCCGATGCGATGCGGGAAACGGACGGGTGGCTCCCATATCCGGTTGCGCGCTACATTCGAGAAAACCGTCTGTACGTGCGGGCGGTTCGGCCCTGA
- a CDS encoding aminopeptidase P family protein, with product MDALQLTRKALRSEAFDAVIVPTADPYLSEYVAPSWALRAHLSGFEGSAGVLCVATDFAVLAVDSRYWVQAEKTLFDGVELLRAERDPLKEATARLLKTLPAGARVAIDARLVSHEAFEEISSVLAGVGIELLGSDLFAGHPEIWPDRPSPVVSAVRPMKRPGVDARVKLAVLRQTLASEATDAVLLTSLDDIAWLTNLRGRDVPCNPVFGAAMLVCADRAELFSEGVRFDETARAALAASGIDLREPEALGTALEALEGTTLLLDPRRTSRAYARAAERARVRYGASPVAAMKSHKSPAELELIREAMLKDGIALAEFYAELEERLDAGERPTECDVVEMLHAWRAKDPEFLEESFETICAFGPNAALPHYQPHRGEDARIEGNGLLLIDSGAQYECGTTDITRMTAVGEPSAAMKADVALVTAGMLRLLGCRFPEGTKGSQIDALARYDLWQAGCDFGHGTGHGVGYVLNVHEGPCGISPRVSEPLALGNVISDEPGLYRPGHWGVRVENLIAVVEGGTTPFGRFLRTEPLTCLPVDVRTLPKDFPMREALNRFNAACARRLRPHLSERARRWLSRAAKPL from the coding sequence ATGGACGCCCTTCAACTTACCCGCAAGGCGCTTCGCAGCGAAGCGTTCGATGCCGTGATCGTTCCGACGGCGGACCCTTATCTTTCCGAATACGTGGCGCCCAGTTGGGCGCTTCGAGCGCACCTCTCGGGGTTCGAAGGCAGCGCGGGCGTGCTCTGCGTCGCGACGGACTTTGCGGTGCTCGCGGTCGACAGCCGCTATTGGGTGCAGGCCGAAAAAACGCTCTTCGATGGGGTCGAACTCCTTCGCGCCGAGCGCGATCCTCTGAAGGAAGCGACGGCGCGTCTTCTGAAGACACTGCCCGCTGGGGCGCGCGTCGCGATCGACGCGCGACTCGTTTCGCACGAGGCTTTCGAGGAGATTTCGTCCGTGCTGGCCGGGGTCGGGATCGAACTCCTCGGGAGCGACCTCTTCGCGGGGCATCCGGAAATCTGGCCCGATCGGCCGAGTCCCGTCGTGTCGGCCGTTCGTCCCATGAAGCGCCCGGGGGTCGATGCGCGGGTGAAGCTTGCCGTACTGCGCCAGACGCTCGCGTCGGAGGCGACGGATGCGGTGCTTCTGACGTCGCTCGACGATATTGCGTGGCTTACGAACCTGCGCGGGCGGGACGTCCCCTGCAATCCGGTGTTCGGCGCCGCGATGCTCGTTTGCGCCGACCGTGCGGAGCTCTTCAGCGAAGGCGTGCGCTTTGACGAGACGGCCCGAGCCGCGCTTGCGGCTTCGGGGATCGATCTGCGCGAACCCGAGGCGCTCGGGACGGCGCTCGAAGCACTGGAAGGGACGACGCTCCTACTCGACCCGCGCCGGACGTCGCGCGCCTACGCCCGCGCGGCCGAGCGTGCCCGCGTGCGGTACGGCGCTTCGCCCGTTGCCGCGATGAAGAGCCACAAGTCCCCGGCCGAGCTCGAACTCATTCGCGAAGCAATGCTGAAGGACGGCATCGCGCTTGCGGAGTTTTACGCCGAACTCGAAGAGCGGCTCGACGCGGGCGAACGCCCGACCGAATGCGACGTCGTCGAGATGCTGCACGCGTGGCGCGCGAAGGATCCGGAATTTCTTGAAGAGAGCTTCGAGACGATTTGCGCCTTCGGCCCGAACGCGGCGCTTCCCCACTACCAGCCGCATCGCGGCGAAGACGCGCGCATCGAAGGAAACGGCCTGCTTTTGATCGACTCGGGCGCTCAGTACGAGTGCGGTACCACCGACATCACGCGCATGACCGCCGTTGGCGAACCGAGCGCCGCGATGAAGGCCGACGTCGCCCTCGTGACGGCGGGGATGCTTCGACTGCTCGGCTGCCGCTTCCCCGAGGGGACGAAGGGTTCGCAAATCGACGCTCTCGCGCGCTACGACCTCTGGCAGGCGGGGTGCGACTTCGGTCACGGTACGGGCCACGGCGTAGGCTACGTCCTCAACGTGCACGAAGGCCCCTGCGGCATTTCGCCGCGCGTTTCGGAGCCGCTTGCGCTCGGGAACGTAATTTCGGACGAACCAGGGCTCTACCGACCGGGTCACTGGGGCGTGCGGGTCGAAAACCTCATCGCCGTCGTCGAGGGCGGCACGACGCCCTTCGGGCGCTTCCTGCGCACGGAACCCCTCACGTGCCTTCCCGTCGACGTTCGCACGCTTCCCAAGGACTTCCCGATGCGCGAGGCGCTCAACCGCTTCAACGCCGCGTGCGCGCGCCGTCTGCGCCCGCACCTCTCGGAGCGCGCACGCCGGTGGCTGAGCCGCGCCGCAAAGCCCCTCTGA